The Pseudomonadota bacterium genome window below encodes:
- a CDS encoding HAD family phosphatase, with the protein MNIQDRTIDMVVFDFGGVLAEIGFEEGLRAVAMRHGLDETAFYNLAYDLIYSTGYLTGHIEEHAFWQAIREKTGIEDEDTILRNEVLSRFVLRHWMFDIVKKLKANGIGTAILSDQTNWLDELNEQYDFFKYFDVVFNSYNLKKSKMDPSHFSDIITRLNCAPERLLFVDDTEAHCVTARRMGMKAIQFIDRPSFLEAIFCFCPISI; encoded by the coding sequence ATGAATATTCAAGACAGAACAATAGATATGGTTGTTTTTGATTTTGGTGGTGTCCTGGCTGAAATAGGATTTGAAGAGGGATTGAGGGCTGTTGCGATGCGCCACGGGTTAGACGAAACAGCCTTTTATAATCTGGCTTATGACTTGATTTACTCGACAGGATATCTGACGGGCCACATTGAAGAACACGCCTTCTGGCAGGCAATCCGCGAAAAAACAGGCATTGAAGATGAAGACACAATACTCCGCAATGAAGTCCTCTCACGATTTGTTCTGCGGCACTGGATGTTTGATATTGTAAAAAAGCTCAAAGCAAATGGTATTGGAACTGCTATCCTCAGCGATCAAACCAATTGGCTCGATGAATTAAACGAACAATACGATTTCTTCAAATATTTTGATGTTGTGTTTAACAGCTATAATCTTAAAAAAAGTAAGATGGACCCTTCCCATTTTTCTGATATTATCACACGTCTGAATTGTGCACCGGAGAGGCTTCTTTTTGTAGATGATACTGAGGCACATTGTGTAACTGCACGCAGGATGGGCATGAAGGCAATCCAGTTCATTGACCGTCCTTCCTTTCTCGAAGCTATATTCTGTTTTTGCCCTATTTCTATATGA
- a CDS encoding type II toxin-antitoxin system RelE/ParE family toxin gives MIDIALSEDDLRVPPANNYEHLKGARKDECSIRVNDQWRICFLFEISTCILSDKLFCPF, from the coding sequence ATGATAGATATTGCCTTGTCTGAAGACGATTTACGTGTTCCACCTGCAAATAACTATGAACATCTGAAAGGCGCCAGAAAAGATGAGTGTTCAATTCGGGTGAATGATCAGTGGCGTATATGTTTTCTTTTCGAGATAAGTACATGTATCCTTTCTGATAAACTTTTTTGTCCATTTTAA
- the uppS gene encoding polyprenyl diphosphate synthase, with amino-acid sequence MLVKRALYYSYEKLLENEVQKGIKPTHIGIILDGNRRFAREMGFDDVTMGHKEGARKLGGVLQWCSDLDIKIVTIWVLSTENILRDESELEGLLKVIEEKIVELSRSLVIKKNGFRIKILGKFDVLPDTLKEAIRNTEEYTKNNERHILNIAIGYGGREEIVEAVREAIREKKAESTDELADSITIEDITNHLYTNGIPDPDLIIRTSGEIRLSGFLLWQSVYSEFYFCDALWPAFRKIDFLRAIRSYQHRGRRFGR; translated from the coding sequence ATGCTTGTAAAAAGGGCTCTATACTATTCATACGAAAAACTTCTTGAAAATGAAGTTCAGAAAGGGATAAAACCAACCCATATAGGCATCATCCTTGACGGCAACAGAAGGTTTGCCCGAGAGATGGGTTTTGATGACGTAACAATGGGACACAAAGAAGGAGCAAGGAAACTTGGCGGAGTCCTTCAATGGTGCAGCGATCTTGATATAAAAATTGTAACAATATGGGTCCTTTCAACGGAAAATATCCTGCGGGACGAGTCAGAGTTGGAAGGCCTCCTGAAAGTAATAGAAGAAAAAATAGTCGAACTCTCAAGAAGTCTTGTAATAAAAAAAAATGGCTTCAGAATTAAAATTCTCGGAAAGTTCGATGTGCTGCCCGACACATTAAAAGAAGCAATAAGAAATACCGAAGAATATACAAAAAATAACGAAAGGCACATTCTGAATATAGCTATCGGCTACGGCGGGAGAGAAGAGATCGTTGAAGCTGTGAGGGAAGCTATAAGAGAGAAAAAAGCTGAAAGCACTGATGAATTAGCAGATAGCATAACAATTGAAGATATAACAAACCATTTATATACAAACGGAATTCCTGATCCAGACCTTATTATCCGTACAAGTGGTGAAATTCGTTTAAGCGGTTTTCTTTTATGGCAAAGTGTATACAGCGAATTTTACTTTTGCGATGCCCTTTGGCCAGCTTTTAGAAAGATCGACTTTTTGCGGGCAATCAGAAGTTATCAGCACAGAGGGAGGAGATTCGGAAGATGA
- a CDS encoding Dabb family protein: protein MIRHVVLCKFRTSASEEKSENAINMLRTLGQSIPEVREWSMGKQALPSSTAYDLAIVSSFENVEALERYRNHPDHIRIKNLLTEIADLAVVDYEY from the coding sequence ATGATTAGACATGTAGTTCTTTGTAAGTTTCGTACCTCAGCATCCGAAGAAAAAAGCGAGAATGCCATAAATATGCTCCGTACTCTGGGACAATCTATTCCCGAGGTACGAGAATGGAGCATGGGCAAGCAAGCTCTGCCTTCGAGCACAGCTTATGACCTGGCAATAGTTTCAAGTTTTGAGAATGTGGAAGCATTAGAGAGGTACAGGAATCATCCCGATCACATCAGGATAAAGAATCTTCTGACTGAGATAGCGGATTTGGCTGTCGTTGATTATGAATATTAG
- a CDS encoding ATPase, T2SS/T4P/T4SS family: MNVVSEKLSCLKNTELFKSLGDEELQELSVRLKERVYPPNTAIVREGASGDSMFIIKNGKVDIKKREPNLGIDLSIASLDSGACFGEMALLTGNPRTATVMAVQATSVFVLEKTAFESLLREHPSISMSLNKIVAERIETMNAQKGMGIKSLATIKIDSEVLSLIPKQLITRYRVLPIAYSNSTLTLAMVNPTDLLAIDEVRKFIKGLAIEQVLILDEDLKRFMEKDYPEIIKKEEEKPEVSIDSILENMDSIQSDLMKDIEIEEGKEDEMGIADLESEAKGAPIIRLTNNIIGMALKKGASDIHIEPMEKGCRVRYRIDGVLREEMMLPRKVILPLISRVKIISKLDITERRLPQDGRITMKVGDKTVDFRVSSVPTKFGEKICTRILDKSNTAMGLDRIISHPPTLEIVRDMIKKPYGIIFVTGPTGSGKSTTLYSSLAEKNEIDVNISTVEDPIEYDLAGINQVQVNSDIGLDFARVLRAFLRQDPDIILVGETRDKETAKIAVEAALTGHLVFTTLHANDAPSTFMRLNEMGIEPFLISTSIIGIIAQRLVRRICPNCKEKYTPEKVIAKYLGLPEDIELYKGKGCDLCSMSGYKGRVGVYEVLVVTEPVRHLIAEGAETNIIRQEAIKNGMRTLKDYCLILLEGGLTTVDEVLRTVAIPT; encoded by the coding sequence ATGAATGTTGTCTCAGAAAAGTTATCATGTCTTAAAAACACAGAGCTTTTTAAATCCCTGGGTGATGAAGAGCTTCAGGAACTGTCTGTCAGGCTGAAAGAGAGGGTTTATCCTCCTAATACGGCAATAGTAAGGGAAGGCGCGTCCGGGGATTCCATGTTCATTATTAAAAACGGTAAGGTGGATATAAAGAAAAGAGAGCCCAACCTTGGGATAGATCTGTCCATCGCCTCCCTTGACAGCGGGGCATGTTTCGGCGAGATGGCACTTTTGACAGGCAACCCGAGGACAGCCACAGTAATGGCAGTTCAGGCAACATCAGTATTTGTATTGGAAAAAACAGCTTTTGAGAGTCTTCTCAGAGAACACCCCTCAATCTCCATGTCTTTGAACAAGATAGTAGCTGAGAGGATAGAAACAATGAATGCCCAGAAAGGTATGGGCATTAAATCTCTTGCAACTATAAAAATTGACTCTGAAGTGCTTTCTTTGATTCCGAAACAACTCATAACAAGATATAGAGTGCTGCCTATTGCTTACTCGAATAGCACACTAACTCTTGCCATGGTCAATCCAACCGACCTTTTGGCAATAGATGAGGTAAGAAAGTTTATAAAAGGACTTGCCATTGAACAGGTTCTCATTTTGGATGAAGATCTGAAAAGGTTCATGGAAAAAGACTATCCTGAAATAATTAAGAAAGAGGAAGAAAAACCGGAAGTCAGCATAGACTCTATCCTTGAAAACATGGACTCTATACAATCCGACCTTATGAAGGATATAGAAATAGAGGAAGGTAAAGAAGATGAAATGGGGATAGCAGATCTGGAAAGTGAAGCAAAGGGTGCGCCCATTATAAGACTCACGAACAATATCATAGGCATGGCACTGAAAAAGGGTGCAAGCGATATCCATATAGAGCCCATGGAAAAAGGATGCAGGGTACGCTACAGAATAGACGGCGTCTTAAGAGAAGAAATGATGTTGCCCAGAAAGGTAATACTTCCGCTCATCAGCAGGGTAAAGATTATCTCAAAACTGGATATTACGGAAAGAAGACTTCCCCAGGACGGCAGGATAACAATGAAAGTAGGGGATAAAACTGTAGACTTCAGAGTATCGTCCGTTCCGACAAAATTCGGTGAGAAGATTTGTACGAGGATTTTGGATAAAAGCAATACTGCTATGGGCTTGGACAGGATCATATCACATCCGCCCACTTTAGAAATTGTTCGTGATATGATTAAGAAACCCTATGGTATTATTTTTGTCACAGGACCCACCGGTTCTGGAAAAAGTACTACTCTCTACAGCTCATTAGCAGAAAAAAATGAAATAGATGTGAACATATCTACCGTGGAAGACCCCATTGAATATGATCTTGCAGGTATAAATCAGGTCCAGGTGAATTCTGACATAGGACTTGATTTTGCACGGGTTTTGAGGGCCTTTTTGAGGCAGGATCCTGATATTATACTCGTCGGGGAGACAAGGGACAAAGAAACGGCTAAGATTGCAGTGGAGGCAGCTCTTACCGGACACCTTGTTTTTACGACACTTCACGCGAATGATGCGCCAAGTACATTTATGAGGCTTAATGAGATGGGTATAGAACCTTTCCTTATCTCCACATCAATCATCGGAATTATTGCACAGCGACTTGTACGGAGAATATGCCCGAACTGCAAAGAGAAGTATACTCCGGAAAAAGTAATTGCAAAATACCTCGGGCTGCCTGAAGATATAGAGCTATATAAAGGCAAGGGTTGCGATTTATGCAGCATGTCAGGTTACAAAGGCAGGGTAGGCGTATACGAGGTGCTCGTGGTCACAGAACCGGTAAGACACCTGATTGCAGAAGGAGCTGAAACAAATATAATAAGACAGGAAGCAATAAAAAACGGGATGAGAACCCTGAAAGACTACTGCCTGATACTGCTCGAAGGAGGTTTAACCACCGTTGACGAAGTATTAAGGACTGTGGCTATTCCAACTTGA
- a CDS encoding mechanosensitive ion channel, with protein sequence MINREKTEVREVQIEIEKFIAEQPEKAQKLQEKAREFNRELRHLLLIHSIAENNPIEFRNTLKVMDALKKSANSFINPINEQIKNAGEFEKSMYERKEEYSKLAEDKLLVESARISREYVEDLIKLLAVINTAKKLLTVFPHQIEDFLLRLEQKRSDVEKEFSDSWKTYFFTSTPKHYFTSGSWELAYLVATKWLKFVALYGLTPSEEQKHSFNDFILKIIFSGLIVSLICYLFLRWLGKKLHNSHTVRYCLPFSVWAVFGLSTIINAVTSDYFQFGAYQAFGEILLAGSVVSLAWNLRRTSLTTAHRSGYNILWPLWLIFAAGITVQALRVPIVTMTPLFTVLLIICSVYYYLIRKHVVSEPEQKLSIFTTGLTAILAVTTLLGWGSLSMLISALWFMVVLNIVLGSGLSSYFWRTIHSGKQKSISLILLGNMVLPLIFIGLFTLIVVWASIYTGGMPLLMKIIQWKKDWGMISLRITTLLTLAALFFIARSFIAFFHTAIKFLKIHWENIEEGVIKSLQTLSSYVIWFCYVIVSLNFLGIGIGNLTIIAGGLSVGVGFALQDLIKNFVSGLILLFGRSIHPGDEIQLEDVHGRVEKINIRSTVVQTNEDSTIFLPNSDLVSKKIVNWTHKDPKGRAEIIVGVAYGSDTNLIKDLLIRSALSNPDVLKEPPPYVLFNDFGDNALIFHLRFWIMHVILLRDKVRSVIRFEIDRVFKEHNIKIAYPQRDIHIRSVDGLSGYLKTDGTLTDEKR encoded by the coding sequence ATGATAAACCGGGAGAAAACAGAGGTCAGGGAGGTGCAGATTGAAATAGAAAAGTTCATTGCCGAACAGCCGGAAAAAGCTCAAAAGCTTCAGGAAAAAGCCCGGGAATTTAACCGCGAGCTGAGACATTTGCTCCTAATCCACAGCATAGCGGAAAATAACCCTATTGAATTCCGCAATACTTTAAAAGTAATGGATGCCCTTAAAAAAAGTGCCAACAGTTTTATCAACCCCATAAATGAGCAGATAAAAAATGCCGGCGAATTTGAAAAGTCTATGTACGAAAGAAAGGAAGAATACAGCAAATTAGCCGAGGACAAATTGCTGGTAGAATCAGCCCGGATAAGCAGAGAATATGTAGAAGATTTGATAAAGCTTTTAGCCGTTATAAACACAGCAAAAAAACTCCTTACCGTTTTTCCTCATCAGATCGAAGATTTTCTCTTGAGACTGGAACAAAAAAGATCGGATGTTGAGAAAGAATTTAGCGACTCATGGAAAACATATTTTTTCACGTCCACGCCAAAGCATTATTTTACATCAGGCTCATGGGAGCTGGCCTATTTGGTAGCGACAAAGTGGTTGAAATTTGTAGCTCTTTACGGATTAACGCCTTCCGAAGAGCAAAAACACTCCTTTAATGATTTTATCCTCAAGATAATTTTTTCAGGGCTCATAGTTTCTCTTATCTGCTATCTTTTCCTTAGATGGCTTGGCAAAAAATTGCATAACAGCCATACGGTCAGATATTGTTTGCCTTTCAGTGTCTGGGCAGTTTTCGGTCTCTCAACCATTATCAATGCCGTTACTTCCGATTATTTTCAGTTCGGCGCATATCAGGCCTTCGGGGAAATTCTGCTTGCAGGCAGTGTAGTATCCCTTGCCTGGAATTTACGTAGAACATCGCTCACAACGGCTCATCGCTCAGGTTATAATATCCTATGGCCTCTCTGGCTTATCTTTGCCGCCGGAATAACCGTGCAGGCATTACGCGTCCCTATTGTTACAATGACCCCATTGTTCACGGTCTTACTTATTATATGCAGTGTATATTACTACCTTATCAGGAAACACGTAGTATCCGAACCGGAACAAAAACTATCCATTTTCACAACAGGGCTTACTGCAATACTTGCTGTAACGACCTTGCTCGGCTGGGGAAGCCTTTCCATGCTCATCTCGGCGCTCTGGTTCATGGTTGTCTTAAATATAGTGCTCGGATCAGGATTGAGCAGCTATTTCTGGAGAACCATACATTCCGGCAAACAGAAATCCATAAGCCTGATTTTATTGGGCAATATGGTTTTACCACTTATCTTTATAGGGCTTTTTACCCTGATTGTTGTATGGGCATCAATATACACCGGCGGAATGCCGCTTTTAATGAAAATTATTCAATGGAAAAAAGATTGGGGTATGATATCACTACGGATCACAACGCTATTGACCCTTGCTGCATTATTCTTTATAGCCCGTTCTTTTATAGCCTTTTTTCATACGGCCATAAAATTTCTAAAGATACATTGGGAAAATATCGAAGAAGGAGTCATAAAATCCCTTCAAACCCTCTCATCTTATGTAATCTGGTTTTGTTATGTCATTGTTTCTTTAAACTTTCTGGGAATAGGTATCGGCAATCTTACCATTATTGCAGGAGGCCTGTCGGTAGGCGTAGGCTTTGCCCTTCAGGATCTTATTAAGAATTTTGTAAGCGGTTTGATTCTGCTTTTTGGACGTTCCATACACCCCGGTGATGAAATCCAGCTTGAAGATGTTCACGGAAGGGTTGAAAAAATCAATATAAGAAGCACTGTAGTGCAGACCAATGAGGATTCTACAATATTCCTGCCGAACTCTGATCTGGTTTCAAAAAAAATTGTCAACTGGACGCATAAAGACCCGAAGGGAAGGGCGGAGATAATTGTAGGCGTGGCCTATGGTTCCGATACGAATCTAATAAAAGATCTGCTCATCCGATCCGCGCTTTCAAACCCGGATGTATTGAAAGAACCTCCCCCCTATGTTCTGTTCAATGATTTTGGGGACAATGCGCTTATTTTCCATCTCCGATTCTGGATTATGCACGTAATACTTTTAAGAGACAAGGTAAGATCAGTAATCCGTTTCGAAATTGACAGGGTTTTCAAGGAGCACAACATAAAAATAGCATATCCGCAGCGGGATATTCACATACGTTCTGTTGATGGATTATCAGGTTATTTGAAAACTGATGGTACGCTAACAGACGAGAAGCGTTAA
- a CDS encoding VTT domain-containing protein, giving the protein MFYVYHEGQWRQIIGFYKFFLDPRKLRVFIASFGPFAACVFVLVQALQVIVAPVPGELTGVVGGFLFGNTSGVILSTIGLAIGSLFAFGITRLFGMGFVEKIVKKEYIDKFNFFITHRGLNITFILFLIPGFPKDTLCYLLGLTHIRLVDFLFMNIFGRLPGTLMLTLQGSALKDGRYQTFFWLLAVSIAFTVVLYFTRNYIIQAFSATIHKLLGKKKDNEDKTDSVNNKK; this is encoded by the coding sequence ATGTTTTATGTTTATCATGAAGGTCAGTGGCGGCAGATAATAGGTTTTTATAAATTCTTCCTTGATCCAAGAAAACTCCGTGTTTTTATTGCCTCTTTCGGTCCATTTGCTGCCTGTGTATTCGTCTTAGTTCAAGCATTACAGGTTATAGTTGCTCCTGTCCCGGGGGAACTTACCGGTGTTGTAGGCGGTTTTCTCTTCGGGAACACATCAGGGGTAATACTCTCTACGATAGGGCTTGCAATTGGCTCCTTATTTGCCTTTGGCATAACAAGGCTGTTCGGCATGGGTTTTGTGGAAAAAATAGTAAAGAAAGAATATATAGACAAATTCAATTTTTTTATAACACATAGAGGTTTAAACATTACCTTTATCTTGTTCCTAATACCCGGTTTTCCCAAAGACACCCTCTGTTATCTCCTCGGCCTTACCCATATACGGCTCGTAGATTTCCTGTTTATGAATATTTTCGGCAGGTTGCCGGGGACACTTATGCTTACTTTACAGGGAAGTGCGTTAAAAGACGGCAGATATCAGACATTTTTCTGGCTGCTGGCCGTAAGCATAGCCTTTACTGTTGTTCTCTATTTCACAAGAAACTATATAATACAGGCATTCAGCGCTACTATACACAAGTTGCTTGGGAAAAAGAAGGATAATGAGGACAAAACCGATTCTGTAAACAACAAAAAATAG
- a CDS encoding MoxR family ATPase yields the protein MATTTHGYQGSDDYIASRPLMEIVNVSVALGKPLVIKGEPGTGKTLLAHSIAGALNKKLLIWNIKSTTKAKDGLYVYDTVQRLNDARFKDKDISDIRQYIKLGKLGQAFTSDEQLVLLIDEVDKADVEFPNDLLNELDEMTFHIPELDEEVRAKHRPVVIITSNSEKELPDAFLRRCVFHYIEFPDQEMMEKIVKVHYPDIENKLMREAIKKFYWIREVEGLRKKPSTSELIDWIKVLALGGISIDKISSEIPFLGALLKTEQDTGRFVKLSSAQGGSGFRKRF from the coding sequence ATGGCAACAACTACACACGGATATCAGGGAAGCGATGATTACATAGCGTCAAGGCCTTTAATGGAGATTGTAAATGTTTCAGTCGCACTGGGAAAACCGCTTGTTATTAAAGGCGAACCCGGCACAGGCAAAACGCTTCTTGCTCACAGCATAGCAGGCGCGCTTAATAAGAAGCTTCTTATCTGGAATATTAAATCAACTACAAAAGCAAAAGACGGCCTATATGTGTATGATACCGTTCAAAGGCTAAATGATGCAAGATTCAAAGACAAAGACATCTCCGATATAAGGCAGTATATAAAGCTCGGCAAACTGGGACAAGCATTCACCAGCGACGAGCAACTGGTCCTTTTGATAGATGAAGTTGACAAGGCTGATGTGGAATTCCCGAACGATCTGCTTAACGAACTTGATGAAATGACTTTTCATATACCGGAGCTTGATGAAGAAGTCAGAGCAAAGCACAGACCTGTCGTAATCATTACAAGCAATTCAGAGAAGGAACTGCCTGATGCCTTTCTGAGAAGGTGCGTATTTCACTATATTGAATTTCCCGATCAGGAAATGATGGAAAAGATCGTAAAAGTACATTATCCGGATATTGAAAACAAGCTTATGAGAGAAGCAATTAAGAAATTCTACTGGATACGCGAAGTAGAAGGTCTACGGAAAAAACCATCAACAAGCGAACTTATTGACTGGATAAAAGTTCTCGCTCTTGGCGGAATCAGCATTGATAAAATATCATCTGAAATACCTTTTCTTGGAGCGCTCCTCAAAACCGAGCAGGATACAGGAAGGTTCGTAAAACTCAGCAGTGCTCAGGGTGGATCAGGATTCAGAAAGAGATTTTAA
- a CDS encoding VWA domain-containing protein, whose translation MFTDFFYLLRKKGVPVAVTEWLSFIEALYNGYFQSSLDHLYYIGRAFLVKSEAFYDMFDEAFQEYFGGIKTEPADLDKVLEWLENPTHRLPKMSPEEMAEFQQKLEDFKKEHDLEELMKQFRERLKEQKERHDGGGKWIGTGGTSPFGAYGYHPGGIRVGGESWMQSASKVAEERRFKNYRNDIILDVRQTKMALKKLRELKREGTEEELDIDQTIDKTAKEGGEIELVFNKSRENSVRLILLMDTGGSMWPYSELCERLFSAATQMEHFKEFKYYFFHNCIYQDVYEDISNYKRMPTEKLFSNFHSGYKVVFVGDARMAYSELFDVNGNIDYYYTNDKPGLEWLMKIKEHFPHSVWLNPTHRNYWGHYTVDTISKVFPMFELTLDGLKDAVKSLVSRPKPIGQIQG comes from the coding sequence ATGTTTACTGATTTTTTTTATCTTTTAAGAAAAAAGGGCGTACCTGTTGCCGTCACAGAATGGTTATCATTCATAGAAGCATTGTATAACGGTTATTTTCAATCAAGCCTTGATCATCTTTATTATATCGGAAGGGCTTTTCTTGTGAAAAGTGAAGCATTCTACGATATGTTTGACGAAGCTTTCCAGGAGTATTTCGGCGGAATCAAAACAGAGCCCGCCGATCTCGATAAAGTACTTGAATGGCTTGAAAACCCTACCCACAGGCTTCCCAAGATGAGTCCCGAAGAAATGGCAGAGTTTCAGCAAAAACTGGAGGATTTTAAAAAAGAGCACGATCTGGAAGAATTGATGAAGCAATTCAGGGAAAGACTGAAAGAACAGAAAGAGCGGCATGACGGCGGGGGTAAATGGATAGGAACAGGCGGCACATCACCCTTTGGGGCATACGGATATCATCCCGGCGGAATAAGGGTTGGCGGGGAATCATGGATGCAGTCCGCATCAAAAGTAGCAGAAGAAAGAAGATTCAAGAACTATAGAAATGACATTATACTTGATGTAAGACAAACAAAAATGGCTTTGAAAAAACTGAGAGAATTAAAAAGAGAAGGGACAGAAGAAGAACTGGATATAGATCAGACAATAGACAAAACTGCAAAGGAAGGCGGAGAAATTGAGCTTGTTTTTAACAAATCGAGGGAAAACTCGGTAAGGCTTATTCTGCTAATGGATACCGGCGGTTCGATGTGGCCATACTCAGAGCTTTGCGAAAGGCTTTTTTCTGCTGCAACCCAGATGGAGCACTTCAAAGAATTCAAATATTATTTTTTCCACAATTGTATATACCAGGACGTTTACGAGGACATATCGAACTATAAAAGAATGCCCACAGAAAAGCTTTTTTCAAACTTTCACAGCGGATATAAAGTTGTCTTTGTCGGCGATGCGAGGATGGCATACTCGGAGCTGTTCGATGTGAACGGCAATATAGACTACTACTATACAAACGACAAGCCTGGTCTGGAATGGCTTATGAAGATCAAAGAACATTTTCCGCATTCGGTCTGGCTGAACCCCACACACAGGAATTATTGGGGTCATTATACCGTAGACACGATAAGCAAGGTATTTCCTATGTTTGAGCTTACCCTTGACGGTTTAAAGGATGCGGTAAAGTCCCTCGTTTCAAGACCGAAACCAATAGGGCAAATACAGGGCTGA
- a CDS encoding GNAT family N-acetyltransferase, whose translation MSNEILTADLFKPEDAEGVTNLFREIYGDGYPAKVVYNPEELIAAFEKRDNIPIVVRTPDNRVVGYSSLFRAAPDKGVYEKGNGVVSPDYRNSGVISMIFQYVKKILPGMNDVNMFFGEPVCNHIYIQKAAISVLPVVETALEVDLMPAKAYEKEKSASGRVSTLLMFMTLTPNPHTVHIPDIYADYFKYIYNSFDDRRVFLQSKEDIPSLLQTRIDTQIFDNSGIARVAVHETGSDFEKVFLLEEQRIISRNAEVIQVWLKLSWPWVGKIVGLLKDKGYFFGGILPQWFGEDGLLMQKIFSQPDWQEIHLFSERARKILEFVRADRQ comes from the coding sequence ATGAGCAACGAGATCTTGACCGCTGATTTATTCAAGCCTGAAGATGCAGAAGGTGTGACAAATCTTTTTAGAGAAATTTACGGAGACGGTTATCCTGCAAAGGTTGTCTATAATCCTGAAGAACTAATAGCCGCATTTGAAAAACGGGATAATATACCGATTGTTGTCCGCACACCGGATAACAGGGTAGTCGGATACAGCTCATTATTCCGTGCAGCGCCTGACAAGGGAGTATATGAGAAAGGGAATGGAGTGGTCTCTCCGGATTACCGGAATTCAGGTGTTATAAGTATGATTTTTCAATACGTTAAAAAGATTTTGCCCGGTATGAACGATGTAAATATGTTTTTTGGAGAGCCGGTCTGTAATCATATATATATCCAGAAAGCCGCCATTTCCGTTTTGCCTGTAGTGGAAACAGCCCTTGAAGTGGATCTCATGCCGGCCAAAGCATATGAGAAGGAAAAAAGCGCATCAGGCAGGGTATCAACGCTTCTCATGTTCATGACCCTTACCCCGAATCCTCATACTGTCCATATCCCTGATATATATGCCGACTATTTCAAATATATTTATAATAGTTTTGACGACAGACGGGTTTTTTTACAATCAAAGGAAGATATCCCTTCTTTATTGCAAACCCGAATCGATACTCAGATATTTGATAATTCCGGGATAGCCCGTGTAGCTGTCCATGAGACAGGATCAGATTTTGAGAAGGTTTTTCTTTTGGAAGAGCAACGTATTATAAGCCGGAACGCAGAGGTAATCCAGGTCTGGCTGAAATTGTCGTGGCCCTGGGTTGGTAAGATTGTCGGTTTGCTCAAGGATAAAGGTTATTTCTTTGGCGGAATACTGCCTCAATGGTTTGGTGAGGACGGGCTGCTCATGCAAAAAATTTTCTCGCAACCCGACTGGCAGGAGATTCATCTCTTTTCGGAAAGGGCAAGGAAGATTCTGGAATTTGTGAGAGCCGATCGGCAATAA
- a CDS encoding MotA/TolQ/ExbB proton channel family protein — MFQLLIRGGWMMLPLALCSVVAVTIIIERFLFFRRIGASHRGEEVLALIRRGDTDDALGITDETALLPVMKVLSVGITHRFEPGGAMEAAAIAELSLMRRGLVALDTIITLSPLLGLLGTIIGMIDSFNIMATTGLGQPHAVTGGVAEALICTAAGIAVAVVTLIPYNYFTARVDREAESIEAYATRLELALSAQPKE, encoded by the coding sequence ATGTTTCAGTTACTTATAAGAGGGGGGTGGATGATGCTTCCCCTGGCACTCTGTTCTGTGGTGGCAGTAACCATTATTATAGAAAGGTTTCTCTTCTTCAGGCGCATCGGCGCATCACACCGCGGCGAGGAAGTGCTCGCACTGATCCGAAGGGGAGACACCGATGATGCACTCGGTATTACTGATGAGACGGCATTGTTGCCGGTCATGAAGGTACTGTCGGTCGGCATCACCCATCGTTTTGAGCCGGGAGGAGCCATGGAAGCGGCGGCGATTGCCGAGCTCTCACTGATGAGGCGGGGATTGGTGGCTCTTGATACTATTATTACCCTTTCACCACTTCTGGGTCTCCTGGGCACCATCATAGGGATGATCGACTCTTTCAATATTATGGCCACAACAGGTCTGGGACAGCCCCATGCGGTTACCGGAGGAGTGGCGGAGGCGCTCATCTGCACGGCTGCCGGAATTGCAGTGGCGGTGGTCACCTTGATACCATACAACTACTTCACGGCACGTGTCGACAGGGAAGCGGAATCAATCGAAGCCTATGCGACCCGCCTTGAACTGGCGCTCTCTGCGCAGCCAAAGGAGTGA